The Leptidea sinapis chromosome 27, ilLepSina1.1, whole genome shotgun sequence nucleotide sequence ACTGGGGCTGGTGAACATAGAATACCCTAATTGCAGACATGAACGCTCCCACGTTATTTTCATGTCCCGAAAACAACCACAGCTTTGGCAGCTCTTCTCCATTTATAATACCAGTTGCAGCATTCAGTATCCGATCCATCAGCACTCCtgaaagttattattaataagtatcCAAAGTTTTTGTAGTGTTCTTTTTGAAGTTGTCCTTGTTCTTgtcgagtaagtaagtattgtattgggcgatgtacatgcttttatctacacccatgcttttaattctctattaaagattctgaaacagttagcttattgccaacattaaaacatccaatgttctaataaccattacatcatccaaaagagtgttgtaatgttgtactgaatttcataacaacactcctatgtttttttttatcccttcatgcgcaaagaatttacaatatacatacagccacattcttatagCTCGATGCGTAGTacctgtatgaatttcaaaaaagaacattttcattTACGCGGGCTCCACACTCCCACAACGTTGcgtgccgtaaaaaaaaaagtaggttattcgaatccccgccattttgcttcgatatttttattgttttctttacaaaaaatgatcgattcattttaaacgctgcaaaagaacattatattcgagtgaattctaattattgcactatacaaaatgtaatttactactaaaataaataattgtttcattaatacttagtttatttgtatataataattaatgaatgatattaggttactactaggactcgtgttttaatgttagtagtaagctaactgttccagaatcgtttaaaggattcatattctgggtgtagataaagtcttgtatgcaactgttgataattaggtattaaaacactcatgtgatactattatcacactacATTCgagttttaataccccttattacacaacagttgcataaataactattacaaggTCATGATGAGTtaccaaattgaaaaaaattgttaaagaaacgtttgtatggtaaaggtttACTATATAACCTTAATGTTTGTCAGTTCTGAAGCATACTATTTCGAGTGTATGGTACTGGTAGTTTTTATCGTTCAGTGAGTGatattaaatcctattttgaataaaaatatttgaatttcattcGTACCTGCCGAGAGCGCTATCATTTCACTGTTGTAAAACTCGGCCGCGTATtcaattttagttatttccttTATTTGTGGCATATAGTCCACTATCCACTGAGGTGGTGGTACCCCAACGTTTTCCTGcacgtaataaatattatgacgtcATTTTATTCCTCgtcttaagaaaaaatattccCAACGTCTTACCAAAGCTTGCACCAGATTGTCTAAGTAGAAAACATCTTCAGATGTTGTTATATTTGATGCGGGAAACATTTTATTAAGGTATTTATACAGTCCCTCATAAGGTTTCATCTGTTCTTGAAATTCTGGCGAAACGTAGACCTTTTCTCGAAGGCGCAGGTAGCGTTGACATTGATAATAGtataaaaactgaaaaaagtcatttcatttaattataatacgaTTCAACCACAGAGCTTGTGTtgcaaaaagtatgaaaatgtaaatgtaaaactGAGTACGTTTTCAGTATCGCATATACTGAAAAAGTCTGAAAATTGCTtgtattgcaaaataaaaaactttcatTCTTTTAATAATGAGAATGAAGAGTCAGAAAGACAGGTGACAATATTCAGGTTAAGTCATTTTCTCTGCTTTTGATGaataaacttatatatttatatatacttatatattttatctaaaggGAGAAAACATTGCGATTTTCTTGTCTAAATTTAAGAACTATCATCGTTTTCCTCAATATACCAACATGTCACCAGAGTACGACGGTTGAAACATCATTGAAATATCCGGGAAACTGAAAAAtttccttgattcccgataaacatagttaataatatttagtctCGCGGTTGGTCGTACATGCGAAGACAATTTTCGATTGCATGTACTCACATCGTCGTCCTCGTACGCTGGAGTGTCGTAGGGGACCGGCTGCCAGTTCAGGTTGGGGTTCCACTTCTGTGCGGGCGTTGGTTCGAACAATGCCGCCAGCGCAGTGAGGACTGTCATTTGCGTTCGAGCGTAATTGGTCGTCTGGATATAGGTCTCGTCGGGGAGATACATCGGCGATAATATTGTGTTGTTGTAGCGATGTCTCAGGTACTGTCCCACGAGGTAAGCGCGCTGCTTTCCTTTCTGTCAAACAAATATTCAGTAATCATTATACCTActgaaaaaagtataaaaaaacttaCGAAAATAACCTTGTTCAATCAGTTCAAAACGATAACAAAAAGAAAGTGATAAAACTAATTATCAGAAAGTTTGTTTCCCTCAAGTGCCCTCACGACAGAAAATGAATATGTGTAATGTCCCTAACTTTGTCAGGCAAGTCGGAAAACATCTTGCCTTTTCAGAGTTTTGATTAGTATTAATCACTTTTATTCTCACAGCGAGTactctgtaaataataaagtttgaatgAATAGGATCAGTTGTTCCACTTAAAAATTTCGCAACAGCAcacaatcattaaaacaataaccATTGTTTTATATCTAATCGATATATGTATTGTATTTCTCGGAATCGGTGCTTAACgaaatgaat carries:
- the LOC126972652 gene encoding venom acid phosphatase Acph-1-like, with product MMRFLILFILLALVLCEGTEPLPGTTSEPAIAVDKDRLLANTVLLAAFVVFRHGDRTPDQDELDKFPSKEHYNDEIYFPYGKKALTNKGKQRAYLVGQYLRHRYNNTILSPMYLPDETYIQTTNYARTQMTVLTALAALFEPTPAQKWNPNLNWQPVPYDTPAYEDDDFLYYYQCQRYLRLREKVYVSPEFQEQMKPYEGLYKYLNKMFPASNITTSEDVFYLDNLVQALENVGVPPPQWIVDYMPQIKEITKIEYAAEFYNSEMIALSAGVLMDRILNAATGIINGEELPKLWLFSGHENNVGAFMSAIRVFYVHQPQYGSTVSLELRKDLVTGRNSFLVVYAPEAGGPDMILPIRGCGGQALCDYETFVSLTREHRLSMTEYIRQCSIPIH